DNA from Physeter macrocephalus isolate SW-GA chromosome 15, ASM283717v5, whole genome shotgun sequence:
CTTGCCGTAGCGGCACCAGGCGGCGAAGCTCTCGGAGTTGCGCCAGCTCAGCTCGCGCTCCTTGGCGCCCACGTGCGCCAGCGCGTTGCGCACCACGGCGCTGGGGCTCAGAGGCTTGTAGCGGTATAGATCGTTTACCACGCGGCCGCGCCGGCCCTGGCTGGCGTCCGTCAGGAAGCTGTTGCTCACCTCCAGCCGGTGCAAATGCACCACCTGGAAGTTGCCCACGTAGACAGCCCAGTGCGGGTACTGCGCCTGCGACACGAACTCCACCAGGTCGCCAGGCCTGCACTTGTTGAGCAGGTTCTCGGGCGTGTAGGTGCTCAGCGCCGCGGAGCCCGGCGCGAAGCTTTTCTGGTAGATGCACTCGTCGCGGTAGAACACGGAGCACTCCACCTCGTGCAGCCGCGGGTCATAGGGCTGCGGCGAGGGCAGCGGCAGCCCGTCCCCGCCGTCGGGCAAACCGCCGCCACCGCCATCCGGCCCCTGGGGCGGCGGCTGCGGCTCCACGTCCTCGTCGTCATTGGAGAAGATGTAGGAGACCCCGATGCGGGGCCCGTCGTCCCGGTCCACGCCCGTCGGGTCGGCGGTGGGAACTTCCTTATAACTTAGGTGGGTCAGTTTCTCCACCTGGTTGCCCATCACGCTGCGGACACACGTTCACACTGCCGTGAGAGGAGAAAGCGAAACCACCACTAGGGTCATTGGCACAGGTCCCCGGACAGGGGCTCAGACCACCTGTTGGGAGAGGAAGGCATGGAAGCCATGTAGGAGCCCTTCCGTGAAACGTGCGATTTGTTCttaagaggaggaagaaaggttgGGTGTCGGGCACCTGGAGCCATTTTACGGGGAGTCTCAGATGTGGCGAGATTTTCCTCACTTTTCCGCCTCCAGGGTCACGGTCGCAGGAGGCCGGGCAACTCCagctctcccccgcccccagcccttcACCTCGCCCGGGCAAAAGCCCATTGCATCAGCGACTCCTACCGCTTCCGCCAGCGCCCTACCTGCCAATCCCAagcaggagggagaaaggaaaagaaactttaatTCCCCTTTCCTAGCCCCCTCCTTTCACCTCAGGGTCCTAAGTTACCCCAGAGACGCCCCCCCATCCATCGCTGAGGAAACCGGCTAGAACCCCGCAGCGCGGCCTGGGCAGGTGAGCCGCCCTACCTGGCTCACCTGCGGTGCTTTCTCCTCCCGTcttgcccgcccctcccccgcgcgCCCGCCCTCTAGCTCGGCTTACCTGCGCAAACTCACCCGCCTAGAGGTGGAGGCCGTGGGGAATTGGGAGGGGCCCCCCGCCGCACCCTGAGACTTCTAGGGCGAGTCTGCAGGTGTGGGCTCCGCAGTCTCTCCTCTCCGGGAGCCAGCGGCTGCGAGGCTGGGCAGGGGGAAGCAGCGCATGTCTTGCCCCCGCGGCTACGCAGCGCCTCAAGACTTGAAGGTGGGGAGCGGCACCTCTTCACACAGCACCCCTTCCCTCCGCCTGGGGCCGCTTCTCCCCCTCAACCTGCTCTTGGGGGAGGTGGGGCTCCctagaaggaggagaaggaagcagcCTTGGTGCCGCGGCGGCAGCTCCCGCTCGGGCCGGGCGAGCAACAAGCGCCGGAGCGGGAGAGACGGGATTGTAGATCCGGCTCCGAGCTCCCAGGGCGGGAGAGCAGCCCCTGGCATTTAAAGAGACAGGCGCTCGCTCCCGGAGCCCGGGTCTTTGCTGCACGGCGCTGAGCCTCAGGCATCCCCGCTTCCGCCCCGCCCACACGTGCCACGAAGCTCCGCCCAGGCCACGCCCCCGCTCCAGAGCGGGTTTAAATCCCGCCGGTAAATAACCGACGGGCCAACTGGACTGGCGGTCTTTGCGCCTAAACAGTAGGCTCCTTGCTTACCTTCTTCGAGCAAGACCTTGTTGTGGAGTCCTCGCTTCTTGCTCAGGTCGTATTTTTCGGAGCTGTGAGCTTTAAAATGGAGTTGGAAAGCAAACGCCACCTGCCAGTgtagaaaggagagagggattaAGAGTTTGGTGTTTGTTCCCTTTCCCCTTCGTCTCTTCATCCCCAGAGTACctggagagggaggaacagtcattagaaagcaaacaaacttttgcttctttcttttctttcctgaaaccgatttcttgccaaaggtcacagaaCAGAATTTTGTACTAGGACAGCTGGAGAAGTGATTCCGTTTAGAGGTATTACCAGAATAAGCCCTGTGAAACtttcagatagaaaaaaaaaaaatttcacagaaagGAAACAGTATAAAACAGAATGAAGACTTAGTTACTGCCTTGGTTCCAAGACCCGGGCTCTTAATAATGTCCCTCGAAGTTAGTACAAAGTAGATTTCATAACCTCCATTGTTGTTTTGAGAGTTACCAGTTCATACATGGGATAGTGAAAGAAAGCATTCAgctctgcttatttattttgggggtagAGGATGTAGGAATTGCCTAATTGTCTTTAAGAACATATTAGCAGAGGCCCTCGGTGGATATATTTCCTTCCTGCTGACTTACAGAAGGAAGTGACAGGAGACTAGTATTGCCTATTAACCTCCACTACAAGAGGAcagttcctccctctcccctttatgTTGGTTTTGTTTCTTGTACCTAAGATGGAAGCTACCaaagtggtttttctttttctttttttttttttttttaaataatggattgGAGTCAGGGTGGAGGGATGACAATAAACAAGCTTAGACTTTCACTGGAACACTGGAACACCCAAAGTAATTCTTGGTGGAATTAAGAATGCAGCTCAAGACCTCCTCTACCCTGTTTTCCATCACTGTTTCTTTTCACTCAGTTTTTCCAGGTAACACTATTATTCAGTGTGTATACTGACCAGTGGAAACAGGAATATACTAACAACACTGTGATCCTTTTtagtttgaggggaaaaaaaaaaagaaatctacttaTGTACTTTTGAGCCCCAACAATCAATATTGGCAGGGCTGTGATGGAAGTTAGTCCTTCAGCAAGTCTAAGATCACAGTATAAGTTAGACCAAAAAGAGACTTCTGTATGTCTGCTGTATAGATTAAGTATTTTCACACAGCCTCAGGCATGTGTGACCAGATGAGTCTCCTCCCTGGACTTTTTGATAACACGTGCTCTGGGAGCTGCTGTTTTACCTGACTAGTATTTGCCACTAGCATGTGAGCTCATGTAGATGCCCatacagggagggagggggtttAGACTGAGAGAGGCAACGGCAAGTCATCCCATGTCTGTTAGACTGGGGAACTCTGCTACCATCAGCTGTGGTAGGCCACTTTGCCCCTAGGTGGTACTGGGTAGTTTGCCTGGTGATGGGAGAATCCATAGAAGGACACGGTAGTATGACAGTTTGCTGCCAGCACTCTGAGGCACAGATCTAATGAGTAAGGAAACACCTGTTGTCCAGGTGTCTTAGCCTATTTCCTTGATGAGCTCTGTTCAGGTACACGGTTGTGGCTCAACAACAGTTCTTGAACTGACCAACTCTAAAGTCTCAGAGGGAACAGGCTCTGAGTCATTTTTATATCCCAATGCCTGGCActcagtaagtgctcaataaatgcttgatgGACGCTTTAGGGGAATTCTTGGACATATCAATAACCTGTCTCCTGTGTAACTTCTTCCATGAATGCCTGTTTAGGGCCCAGCCTCCGTCTGATCCCCCAGGGCTCTTGGTCATAGGTTACAGAATGGCTCCCAAACAAGCTTTGCTCACCTCAAATGcttgtttaataaatttaaattaactgtCAATAATTTGGAGACCTGGGAAATCTcacataaaaattcagattttcagATTCACTTGAAAGTGCTAATGTATGAGACCATTGGGCCCACATTCCAGGATGGCAACAAAAAAGCTAGAGCTGAGCAGTGGTTGCCTTGGAGATGAGATGTAGCCTCCAGTTGGCCCCAGTCCCTGTCCTACCCACCTCACCTACTAGTTACTTGACTGACCCTAGGAGCCCCTGTGTTGGCCACCTCTGCCATCAAATTTCTACATTATACATTGTATCACTTGATTATATGTAAGTCAGCACTTGATCACATAACATCTGGTATTATTctttaattcatatatttaaaatgtcttctaaagAGAGCTTGattcacaacttctttatccagtcatctgtcgatggacatttcagttgcttctatgacctggctatcgtaaatagtgctgcaatgaacagtggggtgcatgtgtctttttaaattacggttttctcagggtatatgcccagtagtgggattgctgggtcatatggtagttctgtttttagttttttaaggaacctccatactgttctccaaagtggttgtatcaatttactttcccaccaatagtgcaagagggttcccttctctccacaccctctccagcatttattgtttgtagattttttttgatgatggccattctgaccggtgtgaggtgatacctcatgatggtacatatatacaatggaatattactcagccataaaaagaaacgaaattgggtcatttgtagagatgtggatggagacctagagtctgtcatacagagtgaagtaagtcagaaagagaaaaacaaatattgtcgAGTAATATTCcgctgtatatatgtaccacattttctttatccatttgtctgtcgatgagcatttaggttgcttccatgacctggctattgtacatagtgctgcaatgaacattggggtgcgtgtgtctttttgaattatggttttctcagggtatatgcccagtaacgggattgctgggccatatggtagttctagttttagttttttaagaaacctccatactgttctccaaagtggttgtatcaatttacattcccaccaacagtgtaagagggttcccttttctccacaccctctccagcatttattgtttgtagatttttttttgatgatggccattctgaccagtgtgaggtgatacctcatggtggtacatatacacaatggaatattactcagccataaaaaggaacgaaattgggtcatttttagagacatggatggacctagagactgtcatacatagtgaagtaagtcagaaagagaaaaacaaataccatatgctaacacatatatatggaatcttaaagagcagtactgatgaacctagtggtagggcagaaataaagacatagacgtagagaacggacttgaggacacagcgggggaaagggaagctgagatgaagtgagagagtagcatggacatatatacactaccaaatgtaaaatggatggctagtgggaagctgctgcatagcacagggagatcagttggaTGTTTTGTgaagacctagaggggtgggatagggaggatgggagggagacgcaagagggaggggatatggggatatatgtatacgtatagctgagtcactttgttatacagcagaaactaacacaacattgtaaagcaattatactccaataaagatgggggaaaaaaaagaaaaacaaatattgtatattaacacatatatgtggaatctagaaaaatagtatagatgaacctacttccagggcaggaatagagacacagatgtagagaacagatgtgtggactcctgggtgggggtgggggaagggagggagggatgaattgcaagattaggattgacacatatacacaaccatgtgtaaaatagatagctagtgggaagctgcggtatagcacagggagctcggctcggtgctctgtgatggcctagatgggtgggatgggggagggggtgggagggaggtccaagagggaggggatatatgtatacatagagctgattcacttcgttgtacagcagaaacttacacaacattgtaaaacaattacactccaataaaaaaataatagtaaagagcttgattcaaaatatatttcttgaagACCTACTAGGTACCTGTTAGTCTTAAACACCACACATTTATTCTACAAGTACaacaggcactgtgttaggtttTGTAGGTATTCATGTCCCCATGAAATATATAGACTCCTTAAGACAGTGTGACATGTCCTACAGGAAGGGAAAGTAGAGGATGCTGAGGGAAAGTTTCAAGACATGTAGATACAAAGGTGAATGTTAAAGTGCCTGCCATCAGGGGCTTGGACTAGTGGGGGGTGACACAACCCTAAAATTAACAATGACATCTACCATTGAGTGAGCTTCTAATTCTGTTATAAAAGACAATTAAGTttagagaggctaagtgacttctTCCAGCTGGTAAGAGCTCACAGGTCTGCTTGACTTCAAGGCCTGTGCTCATAACCACTTTGTTTTAAATAGAGACAAATACATTCttcaatatttaacaaatatttgagtgtctGGCTTTACTGGGCTCCAGAGATAAAAAGCCACGGACTCAGTAGACAAAGTCCTTTCTCTTAATGGCTTTTATGTGCTGACAGGAGGAGACAATTGACAAGTTTAAGTAAGTGTATATTCCTTTCTGAGAGCCATAAGGGCCATAAAGAAATAGACTAGGGTAATGGGGTTGAATAACTGTGGCTACAGAGAGGGTGGCAGGCGTGAGGTGGCCTACTTTGGATCAAATGGTCAGAGATGGGCTCCTAAAGAAGGGAAACTTGGGCTGAGActggaaggatgagaaggaggtgGCCTCGCATTCCCTCCACAGGaaacagcaagagcaaaggccTGAGGTGAGAAGGACCTGGAGTGTTTAGGAAAAAGGGGGGATAAAAGGCTGCGACTAGAGCACAGTCAGTGAGAAGGTATGTCATAAGGGGGTGCAGTTAGAGCCATGGGAAAGCTTTGGGGGTTTAGGGTTGTCACTCTGGCTGCCCTATGGGAAATGGACTGTAAAGGGATGAGAGAGGAAGCAGGTCCTATAAATGACCAGGCCATAGGGAGGAAAGGCCTTCCCTGCAGATGGAGCCTCGTGAACAAAGGATAAAGCCCCCGAGGCACCTTCCCCAAGAGCAGCCATTTGATTCAATTCAAATGTTAGATTTGAATTCTCAGCCATACTGTAGCTTCATCCTCCCCCGGCAGTGACCCAAGTGTCACATTCCACACACCTCCTTGGAGGAGGCACTCAATAAAAACAAGTTGTGTTGAATGCCAGTTAATTACTCTCACAGTATTCCTGTCCAGAGCAGAGGGGAATAATCGAGAATAGATGTTTCTACCTGACAAGGCATTGGCCCCCGACTCTGCAGGTGTAGTGGAGATCTCTGTTTAAATGGCTCAACCCAAGAATGTACAGAACAGGAGGGCAGAATTATCTGCTTAGGCAGTCTGGAACTCTGCCTGTTCCCGGGGCTGGGCCCCAGGCTCACTGCAACGGCAGATAACTGAGTGAGTTTGCTGGAAAACAGGTTCCTCCACAACTTCCTTATGTTGGGAAACTTCCAGACTTCCCCGTGCCTGCTACCCACAGCTGGGGTTCTGTTGAGACATAGAAAGTGAGTGGTAtagcagaaagaaaacacatgACCTGGGTTGGCGTCTTGTTTGCCGGGTTCATGACCTTGGAGCCATCTCTTACTTGCTCTGGGCCTCCTTTTCCAAACTCTAAAGTGGGGCTCATGATACAGTTTGCCTCACTCACTTGGGAATCGTCATGAGACAGTGTATGTGGAAGCACCTCGAAAATCCTAAAGACTGTGTAGATGCCACGTGTTATTTACACCTACCAAACCCTAGGTTAGGGCCATGTTAGAGCCAGATGATGATTTTAATATGGGGAACCAAAGAATAACCATTTGTTAACGGGCATCAGCTTACTAAATCTCCATACCAATCCTGTTTCTTTACATTTCccagataagaaaacaaaggctCAGGAGTATGAATCTTATGGATGATAAGTGGGAGAAGCTGGATTCAAATCCAAATCTGGCTGGCTCCAAGTCCATACTTTTCACGCCATGTCAAGCTGCCTCAGGAGTACCAGCAGGTGTGTTGTTCGTCCAGACACTGGCCAGTCTGAGGACCAGGGGGCTGCTTTGTCTTCTGGATGTAGTGACCAACTTGTCACAGTTGGCCCAGATGATCCTGGTTTCACACTGAAAGTCCCATGTCCTAGGCAAACTGGGACACTTGGCTGCCCTACCTTGGTGGCTCCGTGTCCTGGTCATTGCTTTTTCTGCCCCTGAGCGGATTGGGGATATTGCTGGGGGtggagcagggaagggggaggggaggcaggagagtcaggtGTTCTAGTCCAGACCTCACTCTCATAAAGGGTCGCCATCTCCAGGCGAGGTTATGCATACAGCAGCAGCTATGCAAACTGGGTTATCCAGTAAAAGAgacaataaatatattacatgcTTTTggcattcattcttttcttttttttttttttacttggatTCGTTCCAGGAGGTGAGGGCTGGCCTGCAGCTGCTCCCTCCCTCTTCACCCTCCCAGCCTGTCTTGGGCTTGAAAACCTGCAGGAACAGTTTTGCACTTTGGCTGAATGATTCCTCCACCTTCAGATTAAGGACGGGAGCACAGAGGCTGCTGAGTGTCATCCTTTGCCTTGGCTTCTGCattgtctttccttttcccctcagATCCCCAGAACAGGCTCTCTCAAGCAGGCTGGGCAAGAGCTAGTCTGCCCTGTGGTTTGGGATGTGGAGGAGATGCCCTGAGAAGTGGTCTGGGGCTGTCACCCACCCCAGACCTTCAGCTCTCCATGCATTAATCCTGTGCCTAAATTGTGAGGAAGCCTTTAACCCTTTCCTGGAAGAGGGCTCACCAGTTGGAAAACACCAAGCCTTGTGCCTCCTGGAAGCTGGCTGCTTTAGGAGACCCCTGACATTATATTGTTGATGTTGAACCAGAGTTTGATTTGTGCCCGGGAGTCTGAGCTTGTAGCTGGGCTCCTGCAGAAGCCTCATGAAAGATGCATTTCACCAGGCAGTTCCAAGGGAGAGACTAGCTTAAATTACAGCTCTACAAATCCAAATATTGGCATATCTGCAAATCCAAAtgtagggatttaaaaaaaaaaatctaaattctaagaatattattttgtatttcttgtgCAAGAAGGGGAGGATGAGCTATTCAGAGAAGAGACAAGGCTGTCAATAACGAG
Protein-coding regions in this window:
- the LRATD2 gene encoding protein LRATD2, which translates into the protein MGNQVEKLTHLSYKEVPTADPTGVDRDDGPRIGVSYIFSNDDEDVEPQPPPQGPDGGGGGLPDGGDGLPLPSPQPYDPRLHEVECSVFYRDECIYQKSFAPGSAALSTYTPENLLNKCRPGDLVEFVSQAQYPHWAVYVGNFQVVHLHRLEVSNSFLTDASQGRRGRVVNDLYRYKPLSPSAVVRNALAHVGAKERELSWRNSESFAAWCRYGKREFKIGGELRIGKQPYRLQIQLSAQRSHTLEFQSLEDLIMEKRRNDQIGRAAVLQELATHLHPAEPDVGDSDAARTTPPPGRPPAPAREEGDREAVVH